A window of Ktedonobacteraceae bacterium contains these coding sequences:
- a CDS encoding sigma factor-like helix-turn-helix DNA-binding protein has protein sequence MIDLKDPLLMERLRRRTPEGRYAIGEIELVLNIRALHAQGDIEGARVLSEVLLERCAPEFQRHTWGLRHRPDLREEAIANMSEHLLREAMDPKEVFITQNFIHYVRCLCVDEFNRVLRQEGLRYQRDDDGRPTGRPHHVPRALMESLQASPVDDEAPPNADVADPVDQYEHLHAAEESQRILTFLSDPLDRKIMVLRAIEEMKWDDIAAVCRRTERTVRLRYERARGYLRDCILKEQATYTRSAQQL, from the coding sequence ATGATAGATCTAAAGGACCCTCTGTTGATGGAGCGCCTGCGCCGCCGCACGCCGGAGGGGCGCTACGCGATAGGCGAGATTGAACTGGTGCTGAACATTCGCGCCCTGCATGCGCAGGGCGATATAGAGGGAGCGCGCGTGCTGAGCGAGGTGCTGCTGGAAAGATGCGCGCCCGAATTTCAGCGGCACACCTGGGGATTGAGGCACCGGCCCGACTTGCGCGAAGAGGCTATCGCCAATATGAGCGAACACCTGCTGCGCGAGGCGATGGACCCCAAAGAGGTATTTATCACGCAAAATTTTATTCATTATGTGCGCTGTTTGTGTGTGGATGAGTTTAATCGCGTGCTGCGCCAGGAGGGGCTGCGCTACCAGCGCGATGATGATGGGCGACCAACGGGCCGGCCGCATCACGTGCCGCGCGCGTTGATGGAATCGCTCCAGGCCTCGCCGGTCGATGATGAAGCGCCTCCCAACGCGGATGTGGCCGATCCTGTTGACCAGTACGAACATTTGCATGCAGCGGAGGAAAGCCAGCGCATCCTGACGTTTTTATCTGATCCACTGGACCGCAAGATCATGGTGCTGCGAGCCATCGAGGAGATGAAATGGGACGATATCGCGGCCGTCTGCAGGCGCACGGAACGAACGGTGCGCCTCCGCTACGAACGCGCCCGCGGTTACTTGCGCGATTGCATCCTGAAAGAACAGGCCACTTACACACGTTCAGCGCAGCAGCTTTGA